A window from Betta splendens chromosome 1, fBetSpl5.4, whole genome shotgun sequence encodes these proteins:
- the LOC114854114 gene encoding Fc receptor-like protein 5 isoform X4 — MKELPTLAFLPFLALTNVFVKTCAAPPVRPVLTGPGMAYLGSTALFSCAAPGASSPLTYDLTLDGVVTRTSRRAERPASFALRVTERSGGSYRCLATGGGGAGASDSVRLTVVTPPSNTRVTSEPSPPVVYEGARVTLSCVVTRGSHLSYTWLFNRSEITSPSSSFNLQGNTLEIAQAAPEQAGLYSCMAWSRIGDVSRFSSSSEILVTVKVYVSKPRISFSVFKEGDGYRGNVTCWSRRGSPPLNFSLSVDDKEVGSVTAAERPAAWFSVAVVPGLDMGDARCQVSTDVQELTSDSVTLEVVPVGGAAKVEVEHLYRADSKLAAIILTCGVSRGTFPYVSWLYNDSVLPAEAHAEPLFQPVLPQYVLADRGRALVLAAPGPRESGYYSCRVRDSYDEAGPWVESPAALVHVTDRILNSMPRATPSPETPQNVHISSLEVITMAFCCFLLLMLAVGVACVYAMLHHRHALTPCHCLRPAGSTRLQNGTCRIRTRWWRCHCDINHFIFL, encoded by the exons ATGAAGGAGCTACCGACTCTTGCTTTCCTGCCTTTTCTGG CTCTGACGAATGTGTTTGTCAAGACAT GTGCGGCGCCTCCTGTGCGTCCCGTGCTGACGGGTCCTGGCATGGCCTACCTCGGCTCCACCGCGCTCTTTAGCTGTGCTGCTCCCGGCGCCTCCTCGCCGCTCACGTACGACCTGACGCTGGACGGCGTCGTCACCAGGACCTCCCGCCGGGCCGAGCGGCCCGCGTCGTTCGCCCTCAGAGTCACCGAAAGGTCGGGCGGGTCGTACCGTTGCCTGGCGACGGGCGGAGGAGGCGCAGGGGCGAGCGACAGCGTCCGGCTGACTGTAGTCA CTCCACCGTCAAACACCAGGGTGACCTCTGAACCCTCGCCCCCGGTGGTTTACGAGGGAGCACGCGTCACCCTGAGCTGCGTCGTCACCAGGGGCTCTCACCTCTCCTACACCTGGCTGTTCAACAGAAGCGAAATAAcatccccttcctcctccttcaaccTCCAGGGAAACACACTAGAGATAGCGCAGGCGGCCCCGGAGCAGGCCGGGCTCTATTCTTGCATGGCCTGGTCCAGAATAGGAGACGTCAGCAGGTTTTCCAGCAGCTCAGAAATCCTGGTGACGGTCAAAG TCTACGTTTCAAAACCGAGGATCTCTTTCTCCGTCTTCAAAGAGGGAGACGGTTACCGGGGCAACGTGACCTGCTGGTCCCGGCGAGGGAGTCCTCCGCTCAATTTCTCTCTGTCAGTGGACGACAAAGAAGTGGGATCTGTCACAGCAGCGGAGCGCCCCGCTGCCTGGTTCTCTGTGGCCGTGGTCCCTGGGCTGGACATGGGAGACGCACGATGTCAAGTCAGCACTGACGTGCAGGAGTTGACCAgtgactctgtgactctggaagTGG TCCCAGTCGGAGGTGCTgccaaggtggaggtggagcatcTGTACAGGGCTGACTCCAAACTGGCTGCCATCATTCTCACCTGTGGAGTGAGCAGAGGGACCTTCCCCTATGTCTCATGGCTGTATAACGACTCCGTGCTTCCCGCCGAGGCGCACGCCGAGCCCCTTTTTCAGCCCGTCCTGCCTCAGTATGTCCTCGCCGACCGTGGGCGAGCCCTCGTCCTCGCAGCACCTGGCCCACGGGAGTCTGGGTACTACTCCTGCAGGGTCAGGGACAGCTACGATGAGGCGGGGCCCTGGGTGGAGAGTCCGGCTGCGCTGGTCCATGTCACAG ACAGGATCCTTAACTCCATGCCTCGAGCAACACCTTCCCCCGAAACACCACAAA ACGTTCACATCAGCAGCCTGGAGGTCATCACCATGGcgttctgctgcttcctgcttctgaTGCTGGCAGTGGGCGTGGCCTGCGTTTACGCGATGCTCCACCACAGGCAcg CTCTGACGCCCTGCCACTGTCTGCGCCCAGCCGGGTCGACACGTCTGCAGAACGGGACGTGCAGAATCAGAACCAG ATGGTGGAGATGTCACTGTGACAtcaatcatttcatttttctgtAG
- the LOC114854114 gene encoding Fc receptor-like protein 5 isoform X2, translated as MKELPTLAFLPFLALTNVFVKTCAAPPVRPVLTGPGMAYLGSTALFSCAAPGASSPLTYDLTLDGVVTRTSRRAERPASFALRVTERSGGSYRCLATGGGGAGASDSVRLTVVTPPSNTRVTSEPSPPVVYEGARVTLSCVVTRGSHLSYTWLFNRSEITSPSSSFNLQGNTLEIAQAAPEQAGLYSCMAWSRIGDVSRFSSSSEILVTVKVYVSKPRISFSVFKEGDGYRGNVTCWSRRGSPPLNFSLSVDDKEVGSVTAAERPAAWFSVAVVPGLDMGDARCQVSTDVQELTSDSVTLEVVPVGGAAKVEVEHLYRADSKLAAIILTCGVSRGTFPYVSWLYNDSVLPAEAHAEPLFQPVLPQYVLADRGRALVLAAPGPRESGYYSCRVRDSYDEAGPWVESPAALVHVTDRILNSMPRATPSPETPQNVHISSLEVITMAFCCFLLLMLAVGVACVYAMLHHRHGVCLPVNVRNSDALPLSAPSRVDTSAERDVQNQNQMVEMSL; from the exons ATGAAGGAGCTACCGACTCTTGCTTTCCTGCCTTTTCTGG CTCTGACGAATGTGTTTGTCAAGACAT GTGCGGCGCCTCCTGTGCGTCCCGTGCTGACGGGTCCTGGCATGGCCTACCTCGGCTCCACCGCGCTCTTTAGCTGTGCTGCTCCCGGCGCCTCCTCGCCGCTCACGTACGACCTGACGCTGGACGGCGTCGTCACCAGGACCTCCCGCCGGGCCGAGCGGCCCGCGTCGTTCGCCCTCAGAGTCACCGAAAGGTCGGGCGGGTCGTACCGTTGCCTGGCGACGGGCGGAGGAGGCGCAGGGGCGAGCGACAGCGTCCGGCTGACTGTAGTCA CTCCACCGTCAAACACCAGGGTGACCTCTGAACCCTCGCCCCCGGTGGTTTACGAGGGAGCACGCGTCACCCTGAGCTGCGTCGTCACCAGGGGCTCTCACCTCTCCTACACCTGGCTGTTCAACAGAAGCGAAATAAcatccccttcctcctccttcaaccTCCAGGGAAACACACTAGAGATAGCGCAGGCGGCCCCGGAGCAGGCCGGGCTCTATTCTTGCATGGCCTGGTCCAGAATAGGAGACGTCAGCAGGTTTTCCAGCAGCTCAGAAATCCTGGTGACGGTCAAAG TCTACGTTTCAAAACCGAGGATCTCTTTCTCCGTCTTCAAAGAGGGAGACGGTTACCGGGGCAACGTGACCTGCTGGTCCCGGCGAGGGAGTCCTCCGCTCAATTTCTCTCTGTCAGTGGACGACAAAGAAGTGGGATCTGTCACAGCAGCGGAGCGCCCCGCTGCCTGGTTCTCTGTGGCCGTGGTCCCTGGGCTGGACATGGGAGACGCACGATGTCAAGTCAGCACTGACGTGCAGGAGTTGACCAgtgactctgtgactctggaagTGG TCCCAGTCGGAGGTGCTgccaaggtggaggtggagcatcTGTACAGGGCTGACTCCAAACTGGCTGCCATCATTCTCACCTGTGGAGTGAGCAGAGGGACCTTCCCCTATGTCTCATGGCTGTATAACGACTCCGTGCTTCCCGCCGAGGCGCACGCCGAGCCCCTTTTTCAGCCCGTCCTGCCTCAGTATGTCCTCGCCGACCGTGGGCGAGCCCTCGTCCTCGCAGCACCTGGCCCACGGGAGTCTGGGTACTACTCCTGCAGGGTCAGGGACAGCTACGATGAGGCGGGGCCCTGGGTGGAGAGTCCGGCTGCGCTGGTCCATGTCACAG ACAGGATCCTTAACTCCATGCCTCGAGCAACACCTTCCCCCGAAACACCACAAA ACGTTCACATCAGCAGCCTGGAGGTCATCACCATGGcgttctgctgcttcctgcttctgaTGCTGGCAGTGGGCGTGGCCTGCGTTTACGCGATGCTCCACCACAGGCAcggtgtgtgtttgcctgttaaCGTGAGGAA CTCTGACGCCCTGCCACTGTCTGCGCCCAGCCGGGTCGACACGTCTGCAGAACGGGACGTGCAGAATCAGAACCAG ATGGTGGAGATGTCACTGTGA
- the LOC114854114 gene encoding Fc receptor-like protein 5 isoform X1 yields MKELPTLAFLPFLALTNVFVKTCAAPPVRPVLTGPGMAYLGSTALFSCAAPGASSPLTYDLTLDGVVTRTSRRAERPASFALRVTERSGGSYRCLATGGGGAGASDSVRLTVVTPPSNTRVTSEPSPPVVYEGARVTLSCVVTRGSHLSYTWLFNRSEITSPSSSFNLQGNTLEIAQAAPEQAGLYSCMAWSRIGDVSRFSSSSEILVTVKVYVSKPRISFSVFKEGDGYRGNVTCWSRRGSPPLNFSLSVDDKEVGSVTAAERPAAWFSVAVVPGLDMGDARCQVSTDVQELTSDSVTLEVVPVGGAAKVEVEHLYRADSKLAAIILTCGVSRGTFPYVSWLYNDSVLPAEAHAEPLFQPVLPQYVLADRGRALVLAAPGPRESGYYSCRVRDSYDEAGPWVESPAALVHVTDRILNSMPRATPSPETPQNVHISSLEVITMAFCCFLLLMLAVGVACVYAMLHHRHGVCLPVNVRNSDALPLSAPSRVDTSAERDVQNQNQVNGPVTLNQSDLQFIQYMENTYY; encoded by the exons ATGAAGGAGCTACCGACTCTTGCTTTCCTGCCTTTTCTGG CTCTGACGAATGTGTTTGTCAAGACAT GTGCGGCGCCTCCTGTGCGTCCCGTGCTGACGGGTCCTGGCATGGCCTACCTCGGCTCCACCGCGCTCTTTAGCTGTGCTGCTCCCGGCGCCTCCTCGCCGCTCACGTACGACCTGACGCTGGACGGCGTCGTCACCAGGACCTCCCGCCGGGCCGAGCGGCCCGCGTCGTTCGCCCTCAGAGTCACCGAAAGGTCGGGCGGGTCGTACCGTTGCCTGGCGACGGGCGGAGGAGGCGCAGGGGCGAGCGACAGCGTCCGGCTGACTGTAGTCA CTCCACCGTCAAACACCAGGGTGACCTCTGAACCCTCGCCCCCGGTGGTTTACGAGGGAGCACGCGTCACCCTGAGCTGCGTCGTCACCAGGGGCTCTCACCTCTCCTACACCTGGCTGTTCAACAGAAGCGAAATAAcatccccttcctcctccttcaaccTCCAGGGAAACACACTAGAGATAGCGCAGGCGGCCCCGGAGCAGGCCGGGCTCTATTCTTGCATGGCCTGGTCCAGAATAGGAGACGTCAGCAGGTTTTCCAGCAGCTCAGAAATCCTGGTGACGGTCAAAG TCTACGTTTCAAAACCGAGGATCTCTTTCTCCGTCTTCAAAGAGGGAGACGGTTACCGGGGCAACGTGACCTGCTGGTCCCGGCGAGGGAGTCCTCCGCTCAATTTCTCTCTGTCAGTGGACGACAAAGAAGTGGGATCTGTCACAGCAGCGGAGCGCCCCGCTGCCTGGTTCTCTGTGGCCGTGGTCCCTGGGCTGGACATGGGAGACGCACGATGTCAAGTCAGCACTGACGTGCAGGAGTTGACCAgtgactctgtgactctggaagTGG TCCCAGTCGGAGGTGCTgccaaggtggaggtggagcatcTGTACAGGGCTGACTCCAAACTGGCTGCCATCATTCTCACCTGTGGAGTGAGCAGAGGGACCTTCCCCTATGTCTCATGGCTGTATAACGACTCCGTGCTTCCCGCCGAGGCGCACGCCGAGCCCCTTTTTCAGCCCGTCCTGCCTCAGTATGTCCTCGCCGACCGTGGGCGAGCCCTCGTCCTCGCAGCACCTGGCCCACGGGAGTCTGGGTACTACTCCTGCAGGGTCAGGGACAGCTACGATGAGGCGGGGCCCTGGGTGGAGAGTCCGGCTGCGCTGGTCCATGTCACAG ACAGGATCCTTAACTCCATGCCTCGAGCAACACCTTCCCCCGAAACACCACAAA ACGTTCACATCAGCAGCCTGGAGGTCATCACCATGGcgttctgctgcttcctgcttctgaTGCTGGCAGTGGGCGTGGCCTGCGTTTACGCGATGCTCCACCACAGGCAcggtgtgtgtttgcctgttaaCGTGAGGAA CTCTGACGCCCTGCCACTGTCTGCGCCCAGCCGGGTCGACACGTCTGCAGAACGGGACGTGCAGAATCAGAACCAGGTAAACGGGCCAGTGACTTTGAATCAGAGTGATCTTCAATTCATACAATACATGGAAAACACTTATTATTAG
- the LOC114854114 gene encoding Fc receptor-like protein 5 isoform X5: MKELPTLAFLPFLALTNVFVKTCAAPPVRPVLTGPGMAYLGSTALFSCAAPGASSPLTYDLTLDGVVTRTSRRAERPASFALRVTERSGGSYRCLATGGGGAGASDSVRLTVVTPPSNTRVTSEPSPPVVYEGARVTLSCVVTRGSHLSYTWLFNRSEITSPSSSFNLQGNTLEIAQAAPEQAGLYSCMAWSRIGDVSRFSSSSEILVTVKVYVSKPRISFSVFKEGDGYRGNVTCWSRRGSPPLNFSLSVDDKEVGSVTAAERPAAWFSVAVVPGLDMGDARCQVSTDVQELTSDSVTLEVVPVGGAAKVEVEHLYRADSKLAAIILTCGVSRGTFPYVSWLYNDSVLPAEAHAEPLFQPVLPQYVLADRGRALVLAAPGPRESGYYSCRVRDSYDEAGPWVESPAALVHVTDVHISSLEVITMAFCCFLLLMLAVGVACVYAMLHHRHALTPCHCLRPAGSTRLQNGTCRIRTRWWRCHCDINHFIFL; the protein is encoded by the exons ATGAAGGAGCTACCGACTCTTGCTTTCCTGCCTTTTCTGG CTCTGACGAATGTGTTTGTCAAGACAT GTGCGGCGCCTCCTGTGCGTCCCGTGCTGACGGGTCCTGGCATGGCCTACCTCGGCTCCACCGCGCTCTTTAGCTGTGCTGCTCCCGGCGCCTCCTCGCCGCTCACGTACGACCTGACGCTGGACGGCGTCGTCACCAGGACCTCCCGCCGGGCCGAGCGGCCCGCGTCGTTCGCCCTCAGAGTCACCGAAAGGTCGGGCGGGTCGTACCGTTGCCTGGCGACGGGCGGAGGAGGCGCAGGGGCGAGCGACAGCGTCCGGCTGACTGTAGTCA CTCCACCGTCAAACACCAGGGTGACCTCTGAACCCTCGCCCCCGGTGGTTTACGAGGGAGCACGCGTCACCCTGAGCTGCGTCGTCACCAGGGGCTCTCACCTCTCCTACACCTGGCTGTTCAACAGAAGCGAAATAAcatccccttcctcctccttcaaccTCCAGGGAAACACACTAGAGATAGCGCAGGCGGCCCCGGAGCAGGCCGGGCTCTATTCTTGCATGGCCTGGTCCAGAATAGGAGACGTCAGCAGGTTTTCCAGCAGCTCAGAAATCCTGGTGACGGTCAAAG TCTACGTTTCAAAACCGAGGATCTCTTTCTCCGTCTTCAAAGAGGGAGACGGTTACCGGGGCAACGTGACCTGCTGGTCCCGGCGAGGGAGTCCTCCGCTCAATTTCTCTCTGTCAGTGGACGACAAAGAAGTGGGATCTGTCACAGCAGCGGAGCGCCCCGCTGCCTGGTTCTCTGTGGCCGTGGTCCCTGGGCTGGACATGGGAGACGCACGATGTCAAGTCAGCACTGACGTGCAGGAGTTGACCAgtgactctgtgactctggaagTGG TCCCAGTCGGAGGTGCTgccaaggtggaggtggagcatcTGTACAGGGCTGACTCCAAACTGGCTGCCATCATTCTCACCTGTGGAGTGAGCAGAGGGACCTTCCCCTATGTCTCATGGCTGTATAACGACTCCGTGCTTCCCGCCGAGGCGCACGCCGAGCCCCTTTTTCAGCCCGTCCTGCCTCAGTATGTCCTCGCCGACCGTGGGCGAGCCCTCGTCCTCGCAGCACCTGGCCCACGGGAGTCTGGGTACTACTCCTGCAGGGTCAGGGACAGCTACGATGAGGCGGGGCCCTGGGTGGAGAGTCCGGCTGCGCTGGTCCATGTCACAG ACGTTCACATCAGCAGCCTGGAGGTCATCACCATGGcgttctgctgcttcctgcttctgaTGCTGGCAGTGGGCGTGGCCTGCGTTTACGCGATGCTCCACCACAGGCAcg CTCTGACGCCCTGCCACTGTCTGCGCCCAGCCGGGTCGACACGTCTGCAGAACGGGACGTGCAGAATCAGAACCAG ATGGTGGAGATGTCACTGTGACAtcaatcatttcatttttctgtAG
- the LOC114854114 gene encoding Fc receptor-like protein 5 isoform X3, whose protein sequence is MKELPTLAFLPFLALTNVFVKTCAAPPVRPVLTGPGMAYLGSTALFSCAAPGASSPLTYDLTLDGVVTRTSRRAERPASFALRVTERSGGSYRCLATGGGGAGASDSVRLTVVTPPSNTRVTSEPSPPVVYEGARVTLSCVVTRGSHLSYTWLFNRSEITSPSSSFNLQGNTLEIAQAAPEQAGLYSCMAWSRIGDVSRFSSSSEILVTVKVYVSKPRISFSVFKEGDGYRGNVTCWSRRGSPPLNFSLSVDDKEVGSVTAAERPAAWFSVAVVPGLDMGDARCQVSTDVQELTSDSVTLEVVPVGGAAKVEVEHLYRADSKLAAIILTCGVSRGTFPYVSWLYNDSVLPAEAHAEPLFQPVLPQYVLADRGRALVLAAPGPRESGYYSCRVRDSYDEAGPWVESPAALVHVTDVHISSLEVITMAFCCFLLLMLAVGVACVYAMLHHRHGVCLPVNVRNSDALPLSAPSRVDTSAERDVQNQNQVNGPVTLNQSDLQFIQYMENTYY, encoded by the exons ATGAAGGAGCTACCGACTCTTGCTTTCCTGCCTTTTCTGG CTCTGACGAATGTGTTTGTCAAGACAT GTGCGGCGCCTCCTGTGCGTCCCGTGCTGACGGGTCCTGGCATGGCCTACCTCGGCTCCACCGCGCTCTTTAGCTGTGCTGCTCCCGGCGCCTCCTCGCCGCTCACGTACGACCTGACGCTGGACGGCGTCGTCACCAGGACCTCCCGCCGGGCCGAGCGGCCCGCGTCGTTCGCCCTCAGAGTCACCGAAAGGTCGGGCGGGTCGTACCGTTGCCTGGCGACGGGCGGAGGAGGCGCAGGGGCGAGCGACAGCGTCCGGCTGACTGTAGTCA CTCCACCGTCAAACACCAGGGTGACCTCTGAACCCTCGCCCCCGGTGGTTTACGAGGGAGCACGCGTCACCCTGAGCTGCGTCGTCACCAGGGGCTCTCACCTCTCCTACACCTGGCTGTTCAACAGAAGCGAAATAAcatccccttcctcctccttcaaccTCCAGGGAAACACACTAGAGATAGCGCAGGCGGCCCCGGAGCAGGCCGGGCTCTATTCTTGCATGGCCTGGTCCAGAATAGGAGACGTCAGCAGGTTTTCCAGCAGCTCAGAAATCCTGGTGACGGTCAAAG TCTACGTTTCAAAACCGAGGATCTCTTTCTCCGTCTTCAAAGAGGGAGACGGTTACCGGGGCAACGTGACCTGCTGGTCCCGGCGAGGGAGTCCTCCGCTCAATTTCTCTCTGTCAGTGGACGACAAAGAAGTGGGATCTGTCACAGCAGCGGAGCGCCCCGCTGCCTGGTTCTCTGTGGCCGTGGTCCCTGGGCTGGACATGGGAGACGCACGATGTCAAGTCAGCACTGACGTGCAGGAGTTGACCAgtgactctgtgactctggaagTGG TCCCAGTCGGAGGTGCTgccaaggtggaggtggagcatcTGTACAGGGCTGACTCCAAACTGGCTGCCATCATTCTCACCTGTGGAGTGAGCAGAGGGACCTTCCCCTATGTCTCATGGCTGTATAACGACTCCGTGCTTCCCGCCGAGGCGCACGCCGAGCCCCTTTTTCAGCCCGTCCTGCCTCAGTATGTCCTCGCCGACCGTGGGCGAGCCCTCGTCCTCGCAGCACCTGGCCCACGGGAGTCTGGGTACTACTCCTGCAGGGTCAGGGACAGCTACGATGAGGCGGGGCCCTGGGTGGAGAGTCCGGCTGCGCTGGTCCATGTCACAG ACGTTCACATCAGCAGCCTGGAGGTCATCACCATGGcgttctgctgcttcctgcttctgaTGCTGGCAGTGGGCGTGGCCTGCGTTTACGCGATGCTCCACCACAGGCAcggtgtgtgtttgcctgttaaCGTGAGGAA CTCTGACGCCCTGCCACTGTCTGCGCCCAGCCGGGTCGACACGTCTGCAGAACGGGACGTGCAGAATCAGAACCAGGTAAACGGGCCAGTGACTTTGAATCAGAGTGATCTTCAATTCATACAATACATGGAAAACACTTATTATTAG